A window from Candidatus Arthromitus sp. SFB-rat-Yit encodes these proteins:
- the gpr gene encoding GPR endopeptidase, with product MVKGRVSENDFNKIFEGNPNIDFKQIEDSNIRISNIRVKNKYGEKLLGKKMGYYSTLELPKLTYYDVEMMDKISSIFGRVLKEFITMDSSKTALVVGLGNWNVTSDSLGPKVISKLFVTRHLKEFMPKYIEDDISSVCAISPGVLGTTGIETSEIVKSLVNKIKPDYVLCVDSLAARKVSRLNTTIQVGSTGINPGAGVNNHRIPLNEETLGVPVIGIGIPTVVDSLTIVSDSVNLILDTIIKDIDESYIEKNLLGERQRMDMIRKTLSISMGEMIVAPKDVDSVIESMSKMIAMGINIALHPNLDMDKLNKFIDLK from the coding sequence ATGGTTAAAGGTAGAGTATCGGAAAATGATTTTAATAAGATATTTGAAGGGAATCCAAATATAGATTTTAAACAAATCGAAGATTCGAATATAAGAATATCTAATATAAGAGTTAAAAATAAATATGGTGAAAAACTTCTTGGTAAGAAGATGGGATACTATTCAACTTTGGAATTACCAAAATTAACATATTATGATGTTGAGATGATGGACAAGATTAGCTCGATATTTGGGAGAGTATTAAAAGAATTTATAACTATGGATTCAAGTAAAACGGCTCTTGTTGTAGGACTAGGAAATTGGAATGTAACTTCAGATTCTCTTGGCCCTAAAGTTATATCAAAATTATTTGTTACAAGACATCTTAAAGAATTTATGCCTAAATATATCGAAGATGATATTTCATCTGTATGTGCTATTTCGCCAGGAGTGCTTGGAACTACAGGAATAGAAACAAGCGAAATAGTAAAATCTCTTGTAAATAAAATTAAACCTGATTATGTTCTTTGTGTTGATTCTTTAGCCGCAAGAAAAGTATCTAGACTCAATACAACGATACAAGTAGGAAGCACGGGGATAAATCCTGGGGCTGGGGTGAATAATCATAGAATACCACTTAATGAAGAAACGTTAGGTGTGCCAGTAATTGGAATAGGTATACCCACAGTTGTTGATTCACTCACAATTGTCAGTGATAGCGTTAATTTAATTTTAGATACCATAATCAAAGATATAGATGAGAGTTATATAGAAAAAAATTTATTGGGAGAAAGACAAAGGATGGATATGATACGTAAAACATTGTCTATATCTATGGGTGAGATGATAGTTGCACCTAAAGATGTAGATTCAGTAATAGAATCAATGTCCAAGATGATT
- the rpsT gene encoding 30S ribosomal protein S20, with translation MANIKSAKKRIKVTQAKTLRNQMVKSALKTAIKKFETCLKDNNIESAKTEFSQVTKALDMAASKGILHRNKVARKKSSLAIKLNKAQA, from the coding sequence ATGGCAAATATTAAATCAGCTAAGAAGAGAATTAAAGTTACTCAAGCTAAAACTTTAAGAAATCAAATGGTTAAATCTGCATTGAAAACTGCTATTAAAAAGTTTGAAACTTGTTTAAAAGATAATAATATAGAATCAGCAAAAACTGAATTCTCTCAAGTTACTAAAGCTTTAGATATGGCTGCTTCTAAAGGTATTTTACATAGAAATAAAGTTGCTAGAAAGAAATCTAGTTTAGCTATAAAATTAAATAAAGCTCAAGCTTAA
- the holA gene encoding DNA polymerase III subunit delta — MLDYDLLMKEVDNIKNCYFIYSYDGKLIKNFLKSIEKRLILRDFKQFNYNQIKFDNNFDINYFSECCNTIPMMQDKKMVVVENALFLRSDYENRDFVQKIKDYLADLPSYCVLVFYYVFGNKEKNKDNLKAFSKFGQVCNIQELKGDDFYKEVSKMFLLNRVNIKQELIRYFCSRVENDFFHIENEINKLKFFVEGREVTKQDIDDVITKSLENNVFVLINNVMEKKLNKSITSFRELSLTGNDFNYIFSMISSQFSKFLDVKLLLEEGINIDEITKKTRINKYSLNNFIKLSKQYSLKNIINVLDNFLDLEYKIRSSTDIDAFSEFEILLISICSM, encoded by the coding sequence ATGTTAGATTATGATTTATTGATGAAGGAAGTAGATAATATAAAAAATTGTTATTTTATCTATAGTTATGATGGGAAACTTATTAAAAATTTTTTGAAAAGCATAGAGAAAAGATTGATATTGAGGGATTTTAAACAATTTAATTATAATCAAATTAAGTTTGATAATAATTTTGATATAAATTATTTTTCTGAATGTTGTAATACAATTCCAATGATGCAAGATAAAAAAATGGTAGTAGTTGAGAACGCACTATTTTTAAGAAGTGATTATGAAAATAGGGATTTTGTTCAGAAAATTAAAGATTATTTAGCCGATTTACCTTCATATTGTGTTTTAGTTTTTTATTATGTGTTTGGGAATAAGGAGAAGAATAAGGACAATTTAAAAGCGTTTTCTAAATTTGGTCAAGTTTGCAATATTCAAGAGCTAAAGGGAGATGACTTTTACAAAGAAGTTTCTAAGATGTTTTTATTAAATAGGGTTAATATAAAACAAGAGCTTATTAGATATTTTTGTTCTAGAGTTGAAAATGATTTTTTTCATATAGAAAATGAAATTAATAAGTTGAAATTTTTTGTAGAAGGAAGGGAAGTAACTAAACAAGATATAGATGATGTTATTACTAAAAGTTTAGAAAATAATGTTTTTGTTCTTATAAATAATGTTATGGAGAAAAAATTAAATAAATCTATAACAAGCTTTAGGGAACTTTCATTGACCGGAAATGATTTTAATTATATATTTAGCATGATTAGTAGTCAATTTTCTAAATTTTTAGATGTGAAGTTATTATTAGAAGAAGGGATCAATATTGATGAAATTACTAAAAAAACACGTATTAATAAGTATAGTTTAAATAATTTTATTAAGTTATCAAAACAATATAGTTTGAAAAATATTATAAATGTTCTCGATAATTTTTTGGATCTAGAATATAAAATTAGATCATCAACAGATATTGATGCATTTTCAGAATTTGAAATTTTGCTTATTTCAATATGTAGTATGTAG
- a CDS encoding ComEC/Rec2 family competence protein: MKFFVYCFTVIILSNLLGIQLMKDDFISFGFVLLLLITFLLRNVIYKVFKLTLIILSVISFFNILSYYSNNQNLVTNKNFRISEKLSKDIVVSSKNIIPKRYLIKNFENIDKVDIGMVLNLNGNIEKSNYYDIGVVGEIIDYTINSYQKDLYSIFIGMKSIIKELFTDNFGVERGNILSSLVFGDTSSLDKEYKNDLKELGIVHILSVSGFHINLIFGILSKILSFLPSIIATFIYLVLTGFKVSGIRAFSMVFIREMSPRVHRNYDGINALCVAGSLILLIRPYEVLRLGFIYSFVSTLGILLFNSKIKDYLYRLPKLLSEPISLIISAQIFIIPVNLIINRKLELGFLLSNIFLVPFYSLLVILSIVFVFFSFIPLFKEITVYLIKIIFDVIDGGIILIKMFTPESIYLINILIIFIVMLYILYFFRKKISFKTFNKLVLILSFVYIGTITMINSSVEVGKYYDKNYVIIRNKDRSYLYLDGNLKNIDQLIDKLGVDKVFTNINNNQDSSIISGVKVEFINKKVVLYVDKKKIEVNNMEDNFKYYSDIYPQKYYFIF, translated from the coding sequence ATGAAGTTTTTTGTTTATTGTTTTACAGTGATCATATTGTCTAATTTATTAGGAATTCAACTAATGAAAGATGATTTTATATCATTTGGTTTTGTGTTACTCTTATTGATTACATTTTTGCTTAGAAATGTAATATATAAAGTGTTTAAATTAACTCTAATCATATTGAGTGTAATTAGTTTCTTCAACATATTATCGTATTATTCTAATAATCAGAATCTTGTAACTAATAAAAATTTTAGAATATCAGAAAAATTATCAAAAGATATAGTTGTTTCTTCAAAAAATATAATACCCAAAAGATATTTGATTAAAAACTTTGAAAATATAGACAAAGTTGATATTGGTATGGTTTTGAATTTGAATGGAAATATAGAAAAATCTAATTATTATGATATTGGTGTGGTTGGAGAGATTATTGATTATACTATTAATTCGTATCAAAAAGATCTTTATTCTATTTTTATAGGGATGAAATCTATTATAAAAGAGCTATTTACAGATAATTTTGGAGTTGAACGTGGAAATATTTTGTCGAGCCTAGTGTTCGGCGATACATCGTCATTGGACAAGGAGTATAAAAATGATTTAAAAGAGTTAGGTATTGTACATATTTTAAGTGTTTCGGGTTTTCATATTAATTTGATTTTTGGAATCTTATCAAAAATATTAAGTTTTTTACCATCTATTATAGCGACGTTTATTTATCTTGTGCTTACTGGATTTAAGGTGTCTGGGATAAGAGCATTTTCTATGGTGTTTATAAGAGAAATGTCGCCTAGGGTACATAGAAATTATGATGGAATAAATGCGTTGTGTGTTGCTGGTAGTTTAATATTGCTTATAAGACCATATGAAGTTTTGAGATTAGGGTTTATATATTCTTTTGTATCTACACTTGGGATTTTATTATTTAATAGTAAAATTAAAGATTATTTATATAGATTACCTAAATTATTGAGTGAACCCATTTCACTTATAATTAGTGCTCAAATTTTTATTATTCCTGTTAACTTAATAATTAATAGGAAGTTAGAGTTAGGATTTTTACTTTCAAATATATTTTTAGTTCCATTTTATAGTTTGTTAGTGATTTTGAGTATTGTATTTGTATTTTTTAGTTTCATACCACTTTTTAAGGAAATCACTGTTTATTTAATAAAGATTATTTTTGATGTAATTGATGGTGGGATTATTTTAATAAAGATGTTTACCCCAGAAAGTATATACTTAATAAATATTTTGATTATTTTTATAGTTATGTTGTACATACTATATTTTTTTAGGAAAAAGATTTCATTTAAAACTTTTAATAAATTAGTGCTTATATTATCATTTGTTTATATTGGAACTATTACGATGATTAATTCTAGCGTGGAAGTAGGGAAATACTATGATAAAAACTATGTTATAATCAGAAATAAAGATAGAAGTTATTTGTATTTAGATGGTAATTTAAAAAATATAGATCAGTTAATTGATAAGCTTGGAGTTGATAAAGTATTTACAAATATTAATAATAATCAAGATTCATCTATAATAAGTGGGGTTAAAGTGGAATTTATAAATAAGAAGGTTGTTTTATATGTTGATAAGAAAAAGATAGAAGTGAATAATATGGAAGATAATTTTAAATATTATTCGGATATTTATCCACAAAAATATTATTTTATATTTTAG
- a CDS encoding SpoVA/SpoVAEb family sporulation membrane protein, with translation MNYLWSFLLGGIICGISQIFMDKFKILPAYILVFMVCLGNVLSLFPGYDFLIKKASGGACIPIIGFGYSLGSSVIEKVKESGLFGVITGGLSGVSAGITFAIFISFIFSFIFTAKTKSLK, from the coding sequence ATGAATTATCTATGGAGTTTTTTGCTTGGAGGAATTATATGTGGTATTAGTCAGATTTTTATGGATAAGTTTAAAATATTACCTGCATATATTTTGGTTTTTATGGTTTGTCTTGGTAATGTTTTATCACTATTTCCTGGATATGATTTTTTGATAAAGAAAGCATCTGGTGGAGCTTGCATACCTATAATAGGATTTGGGTATAGCTTGGGAAGTTCTGTTATTGAAAAAGTTAAAGAGAGTGGACTTTTTGGTGTGATAACGGGAGGACTTAGTGGGGTATCTGCTGGAATAACATTTGCTATTTTTATATCTTTTATATTCTCTTTTATATTTACGGCTAAAACTAAGTCTTTAAAATAA
- the spoVAD gene encoding stage V sporulation protein AD has product MYDNKRVGTQTVELKNRPKIISATSVVGPKEGEGPLGSYFDITLKDDKNGKETYEKAESSILYTSISESIRKGNLTEDDIDYLLCGDLQNQITSSNFAAREIKIPFIGLYGACSTFSLSLGLGAMFIDGGFANYVVTGASSHFSSAERQFRFPLEYGSQRAITSQWTVTGAGTVLLGREGNYPEITHITTGKVKDYGVKDVNNMGAAMAPSAVDTIYKHFQDTGRDPSYYDCIATGDLGKFGRQVTETMLKELGYDVSKVYVDCGESIYDNGRQDTCSGGSGCGCSASVFTGYFYKKLLEGKITKILIISTGALMSPTTSFQGESVPGIAHAVAIEFNNRG; this is encoded by the coding sequence ATGTATGATAATAAACGAGTTGGAACTCAGACGGTTGAATTAAAAAATAGACCTAAAATCATATCTGCGACTAGTGTTGTAGGACCTAAAGAGGGTGAAGGTCCACTTGGATCTTATTTTGATATTACTCTTAAAGATGATAAAAACGGTAAGGAAACTTATGAAAAGGCAGAGTCGAGTATTTTATATACTTCAATTAGTGAAAGTATAAGAAAAGGGAATCTTACTGAAGATGATATCGATTATTTGTTATGTGGAGATTTGCAGAATCAAATAACATCTTCGAATTTTGCAGCTCGTGAAATAAAAATACCGTTTATAGGTTTGTATGGTGCTTGTTCTACATTTTCTTTATCATTAGGATTGGGTGCGATGTTTATTGATGGAGGATTTGCTAATTATGTTGTAACTGGAGCATCATCTCATTTCAGTTCTGCAGAGAGGCAGTTTAGATTTCCTCTAGAGTATGGGAGTCAAAGAGCGATAACTTCGCAGTGGACTGTTACAGGAGCAGGAACAGTTCTTCTTGGAAGAGAAGGTAATTATCCAGAGATTACACACATAACGACGGGTAAAGTTAAAGATTATGGAGTTAAGGATGTAAATAATATGGGGGCTGCTATGGCTCCATCAGCAGTAGATACAATTTATAAACATTTTCAAGATACAGGAAGAGATCCAAGTTATTATGATTGTATTGCGACAGGTGATTTAGGCAAATTTGGAAGACAAGTAACAGAAACTATGCTTAAAGAGTTAGGGTACGATGTTTCGAAAGTGTATGTAGATTGTGGTGAAAGTATCTATGATAATGGAAGACAAGATACTTGTTCAGGAGGGAGTGGATGTGGATGCTCCGCTTCAGTTTTTACAGGATATTTTTATAAAAAATTATTGGAAGGTAAAATTACCAAGATACTTATAATTTCTACAGGAGCATTAATGAGTCCAACAACCTCATTTCAAGGTGAGAGTGTTCCAGGAATAGCACATGCTGTTGCTATAGAGTTTAATAATAGGGGGTGA
- the spoVAC gene encoding stage V sporulation protein AC, whose amino-acid sequence MSFDEKRLRKTFEDYSKNYEPKPNYIKRFVMSFIIGGIFCVIGELLFKFYANYIFDELQVRALGSITMIFIGSFLTGIGIYDKIANIAGAGSIVPITGFANAVTSPAIEFKKEGVVFGTCVKMFTIAGSVIAFGVTSSVLVGIGYFIFSKFVG is encoded by the coding sequence TTGAGTTTTGATGAAAAGAGGTTAAGAAAGACATTTGAGGATTATTCCAAAAATTATGAACCGAAGCCAAATTACATTAAAAGATTTGTTATGTCATTTATTATTGGTGGGATATTTTGTGTAATTGGAGAACTTTTATTTAAATTCTATGCTAATTATATATTTGATGAGCTTCAGGTAAGAGCTTTGGGATCTATAACAATGATATTTATAGGATCATTTTTAACGGGAATTGGTATATACGATAAAATTGCGAATATTGCAGGGGCAGGAAGTATAGTGCCAATAACTGGATTTGCTAATGCTGTGACTTCTCCAGCGATAGAATTTAAAAAAGAGGGAGTTGTATTTGGAACGTGTGTAAAGATGTTCACAATAGCTGGATCCGTAATAGCTTTTGGTGTTACTTCATCTGTTTTAGTTGGAATTGGATATTTTATTTTTAGTAAATTTGTAGGATAG
- a CDS encoding flagellar FlbD family protein — protein sequence MIQLTRTNDVVFYLNSNEIERIELIPETAIILLNGKTYIVKESIDEVIRRIIEFNRKIHYQYKKSVEN from the coding sequence ATGATTCAGCTTACAAGAACAAATGATGTTGTGTTTTATTTAAATTCAAATGAAATTGAAAGAATAGAACTTATACCAGAAACGGCAATAATTTTACTAAATGGAAAAACGTATATAGTTAAGGAAAGTATTGATGAAGTTATAAGAAGAATTATAGAGTTTAATCGAAAAATACATTATCAATATAAAAAGAGTGTAGAGAACTAG
- a CDS encoding flagellar hook assembly protein FlgD, producing MINNNIKITPINKNKSINIGNSSNSDGSFNDLVEEIQKKTEASKNSENEVDNSAFSRSGNVYNGQYTEKGTKIIQPGEDMNKDAFLKILATQMSNQDPTQPQDGTEYVSQFAQFAAMEQMSNLNTTMNEYSARSLLGQGVMLNSYDNNGNAITGVVRGVAQNGSKIIVNVEYMNEKGEFVIGDFERDDIMNVIGVQDNRLDYINNNIAVLVGSSMINKEVEFIYSNIDEDYEDDITIDGGMTDEIEAQDELESILEQDIREGRKANGEVVTYESNGNLYETMTGRVEGIVIENHEIKLRVKINTTNEIETVTLNRVVRVDGEEYIN from the coding sequence ATGATAAATAACAATATTAAAATAACACCAATTAATAAAAATAAATCTATAAATATAGGTAATTCAAGTAATTCTGATGGTTCATTTAATGATTTGGTTGAGGAGATTCAGAAAAAAACTGAAGCAAGTAAAAATAGTGAAAATGAAGTGGACAACTCAGCATTTTCAAGATCAGGAAATGTTTATAATGGGCAATATACAGAAAAAGGAACAAAAATTATTCAGCCTGGAGAAGATATGAATAAGGATGCATTTTTAAAAATATTGGCAACCCAGATGTCCAACCAAGACCCAACACAACCGCAAGATGGTACTGAATATGTATCACAATTTGCACAGTTTGCAGCTATGGAACAAATGTCTAATTTAAACACTACAATGAATGAATATTCGGCTAGATCGTTATTGGGACAGGGAGTTATGCTTAATTCTTACGACAATAATGGAAATGCAATTACTGGTGTTGTGCGAGGTGTTGCTCAAAATGGATCAAAAATAATTGTTAATGTTGAGTACATGAATGAAAAAGGGGAATTTGTAATTGGAGATTTTGAAAGAGATGATATTATGAATGTTATTGGGGTACAAGATAACAGACTTGATTATATAAATAATAATATAGCTGTGCTTGTTGGTTCATCCATGATAAATAAAGAAGTAGAATTTATATATTCAAATATCGATGAAGATTATGAAGATGACATAACAATAGATGGTGGCATGACAGATGAAATAGAAGCTCAAGATGAATTGGAATCTATATTGGAACAGGACATTAGAGAAGGAAGGAAAGCGAATGGTGAAGTTGTAACATATGAAAGTAATGGAAATTTATATGAAACTATGACAGGAAGAGTTGAGGGAATTGTAATTGAGAATCATGAGATTAAACTCAGAGTGAAAATAAACACGACTAATGAAATAGAAACAGTAACACTTAATAGAGTTGTGAGAGTTGATGGTGAGGAATATATAAATTAA
- a CDS encoding flagellar hook-length control protein FliK, with the protein MSLKIDNLNYGVSKKDEVKQNNKNIKSDLSVSSFKNSLDESLSLQGENQLNSKHKIEEKVFDETLYDTLNEDDKQLLQVILSILNVLGSEKIDTQSNFFEFNDNFTIGDLKEVKDIEFDNTKQLYSDSLNKMNVFENVSKPEFNEIEKIQISSFDNESIQNVLIEMGFDLKKINSKDISNGEIIQKVMDNVDGFKNLVRNEFDKIGENNSDVKFLDEINFEGFLLNDKELIRNIENEISIKLNTKLNNEVSVNKTDDSDYKVLHNFKSISDMVRIDDKSNSDEHILKEISGEAQINKNIENYFVNAFRNNTEENVNVKFNKILDTSNHQNIVKEFIENIEYMASNNKNQMVVKLNPDHLGRMDVKYEVVKDNVRLMIRVENKDAFKVMESTITDIRNMIKETHNINLENIQVDLQEFSFNANDGGGNNKRNNENVDFKNLKSPTIEIDNEGNDNDDRNNLRDGILV; encoded by the coding sequence ATGAGTTTGAAGATAGATAATTTGAATTATGGAGTATCTAAAAAAGATGAAGTTAAACAAAATAACAAAAATATTAAAAGTGATTTAAGTGTGAGTAGTTTTAAAAATTCTCTTGATGAATCTCTAAGTTTACAAGGTGAGAATCAACTAAATAGTAAACATAAAATAGAAGAGAAAGTTTTTGATGAAACTTTGTATGATACTTTAAATGAGGATGATAAACAATTATTACAAGTTATTTTAAGTATATTAAACGTTTTGGGATCAGAAAAAATTGATACTCAAAGTAATTTCTTTGAGTTTAATGATAATTTCACTATTGGAGATTTGAAAGAAGTTAAAGATATTGAATTTGATAATACAAAACAACTTTATAGTGATTCTTTAAATAAGATGAATGTATTTGAAAACGTATCAAAACCAGAGTTTAACGAAATAGAAAAAATACAAATTTCAAGTTTTGACAATGAAAGTATACAGAATGTTTTAATTGAAATGGGATTTGATTTGAAAAAGATTAATTCAAAAGATATTTCAAATGGGGAAATTATACAAAAGGTAATGGATAATGTTGATGGCTTTAAAAATTTAGTAAGGAATGAATTTGATAAGATAGGGGAAAATAATTCAGATGTTAAATTTTTAGATGAAATTAATTTTGAGGGATTTTTATTAAACGATAAGGAACTAATAAGAAATATAGAAAATGAAATTAGTATTAAGCTTAATACAAAATTAAATAATGAAGTTTCGGTTAATAAAACTGATGATTCAGATTATAAAGTACTCCATAATTTTAAAAGTATAAGTGATATGGTTAGAATTGATGATAAGAGTAATAGTGATGAACACATATTAAAGGAAATTTCTGGGGAAGCACAAATTAATAAAAATATTGAAAATTATTTTGTTAATGCATTTAGAAATAATACTGAAGAGAATGTAAATGTAAAATTCAATAAAATATTAGATACTTCAAACCATCAAAATATTGTTAAAGAATTTATTGAAAATATAGAATATATGGCATCAAATAATAAAAATCAAATGGTTGTTAAACTTAATCCAGATCATTTAGGGAGAATGGATGTAAAGTATGAAGTAGTTAAGGATAATGTTAGACTTATGATAAGAGTTGAAAATAAAGATGCATTCAAGGTTATGGAATCAACAATAACTGATATACGAAATATGATAAAGGAAACACATAATATAAATTTGGAAAATATACAAGTTGATCTCCAAGAATTTTCATTTAATGCAAATGATGGTGGTGGAAATAACAAGCGAAATAATGAAAATGTTGATTTTAAAAATTTAAAATCTCCAACAATAGAGATAGATAATGAAGGTAATGACAATGATGATAGAAATAATTTAAGAGATGGAATTTTAGTTTAA
- a CDS encoding flagellar export protein FliJ codes for MKRFKYSLNKLLNMRLGLEKEASQKFTDISARIRVINDNIETLNELYKKNSFSTCTTRVDEIIKNNYAYFLENSILYNKKQKEKMSKEYDYRFEDYKKKKQNRTVLDKLKDKEYKEFLHAQDKEEQDFLDELSLNMYYKDLHKPEDYDEKDEKERGEYEFEDR; via the coding sequence ATGAAAAGGTTTAAGTATTCGCTCAATAAATTATTGAATATGCGGCTTGGGCTTGAAAAAGAGGCATCTCAAAAATTTACAGATATCAGTGCTAGAATAAGGGTTATTAATGATAACATTGAAACTTTAAATGAGTTGTATAAAAAGAATTCTTTTTCAACTTGTACAACTCGTGTTGATGAAATTATAAAAAATAATTATGCATATTTCTTAGAAAATTCAATCCTTTATAATAAAAAACAAAAGGAAAAAATGAGTAAAGAGTATGATTATAGATTTGAAGATTATAAGAAAAAGAAGCAAAATAGAACTGTTTTAGATAAACTTAAAGATAAAGAATATAAAGAATTTTTGCATGCACAAGATAAGGAAGAGCAAGATTTTTTAGATGAATTGTCTTTGAATATGTATTACAAGGATTTACACAAACCAGAAGATTACGATGAAAAAGATGAGAAGGAGAGGGGAGAGTATGAGTTTGAAGATAGATAA
- the fliI gene encoding flagellar protein export ATPase FliI has translation MFIDFRKMKNSLEKVEPIYEEGRVKRLVGLTIEAEGIIPFIGEICYIYNEYGEEIECEVVGINQERSILMPFGDVRGISTGSKVIATKKLLSVKISDELLGCVLDGLGRVQIGNPPENYTEFTVDNKPPIAMKRKEITEIMQTGVRVIDGTLTCGVGQRVGIFAGSGVGKSTLMGMLARNASADVNVIGLIGERGRELKEFIHHDLGEEGLKKSVVVCATSDEPALIRFKASLVTTAIAEYFREQGKNVILMMDSVTRFAMAQREVGLAIGEPPATKGYTPSVFALLPKLLERTGPSQNGAITAFYTVLVDGDDMNDPIADTVRGILDGHIVLSRALAQKNHYPAIDVLKSVSRLMSKIVSDEHKELAGTVRNLLAVYQDAEDLINIGAYVHGSNPDIDKAIQYINQINEYLRQKTMEFTSYEQNLTILKGIFNNLI, from the coding sequence ATGTTTATAGATTTTAGGAAAATGAAGAATTCTCTTGAAAAAGTTGAGCCAATTTATGAAGAAGGAAGAGTTAAACGTTTAGTTGGATTGACTATAGAGGCTGAAGGTATAATTCCATTCATTGGAGAAATTTGTTACATATATAATGAGTACGGAGAAGAGATAGAGTGTGAGGTTGTTGGAATTAATCAAGAAAGAAGTATATTAATGCCATTTGGGGATGTGCGTGGTATATCTACTGGCAGTAAGGTTATTGCGACTAAAAAATTATTATCTGTTAAAATTTCAGATGAATTGTTAGGTTGTGTTTTGGATGGGCTTGGAAGAGTTCAAATAGGTAATCCACCAGAAAATTATACAGAATTTACTGTAGATAATAAGCCGCCAATTGCTATGAAAAGAAAAGAAATCACAGAAATAATGCAAACAGGTGTAAGAGTAATTGATGGAACTCTTACTTGTGGCGTTGGTCAGAGAGTTGGAATATTTGCAGGTTCCGGAGTTGGTAAAAGTACTTTAATGGGAATGCTTGCAAGAAATGCGTCTGCAGATGTTAATGTGATTGGACTTATTGGCGAGAGAGGGCGTGAGCTTAAGGAATTTATACATCATGATTTGGGTGAGGAAGGACTTAAAAAATCCGTTGTAGTTTGTGCAACATCAGATGAACCTGCACTTATAAGATTTAAGGCATCTCTTGTTACAACAGCAATAGCAGAATATTTTAGAGAACAAGGTAAGAATGTAATTTTAATGATGGATTCTGTAACGAGATTTGCTATGGCACAGAGAGAGGTTGGTCTTGCTATTGGGGAACCACCAGCAACAAAAGGTTATACTCCATCAGTTTTTGCACTTTTACCAAAGCTTTTGGAAAGGACAGGACCTTCCCAAAATGGGGCTATAACAGCATTTTATACAGTGCTTGTTGATGGTGATGATATGAATGATCCAATAGCAGATACTGTGAGAGGAATATTGGATGGACATATTGTATTATCTAGAGCTTTAGCACAGAAAAATCATTATCCAGCTATTGATGTTTTAAAGAGTGTTAGTAGGCTTATGTCTAAAATAGTTTCTGATGAACATAAGGAGTTAGCAGGAACGGTTAGAAATTTACTTGCAGTATATCAAGATGCTGAAGATTTGATAAACATTGGAGCATATGTTCATGGGAGTAATCCAGATATAGATAAGGCTATTCAATATATTAATCAAATAAATGAATATTTGAGGCAAAAAACAATGGAATTTACTAGTTATGAACAAAATTTAACTATACTAAAAGGAATATTTAATAATTTGATTTAA